One window from the genome of Bradyrhizobium xenonodulans encodes:
- a CDS encoding mechanosensitive ion channel domain-containing protein codes for MSHKLVPALLAALFLAVSSFSSARAEPPAASSAAALSPEDARRALETLQDDKKRAQMIDTLRAIANVSGPQQPAPPAPEQKSPIPLSADGLGAQLLLTVSEEIGEISSEIAGVARTLTNFPAFYYWIVRTANDPAAYNLLIEIAWKLALVFGCAFCAEWVIFRLIRRPVAFLEGRVPQSTRLPAQALPIADPPSSVADVTPEPDLHKRRHSLARVWQLLLRLPFVLGRLVLELLPVFVFVGVATALLGTEIGEPTTVRLVILAVANAYAFSRGLICVVRALAGPFGLFPVRAETAAYVEIWARRIVGVGVSGIAFANVALLLGLHRAGYAALLRMVMLVVHLFVVVIILQCRRQVAEAIRAPAERQGIAARLRNRIAGGWHYLAIALDLALWAVWALNIRNGYSLLLQYFVGTVVVALITRVAIMVTLSLIDRGFRIKPEILQRFPGLETRANRYLPLLRRIVSGVIGFVGFVAVLEVWGVDAIVWFYGGQIGSRLISAVATIGIAVIIAAAIWEASNAFMDRQINTLSRDGHYARAARLRTFQPMLRTALICLIATVVGLTALSEIGVNVAPLLAGAGIVGIAIGFGSQKLVQDLITGLFLLLENTVQVGDTVSVSGLTGVVENVSIRTIRLRAGDGAVHIVPFSAVTTITNASRGAGNASVSVNVAYKEDTDRAGQVLKEIVDEMRREPEFRAAIRGDLELWGIDKVDGAMVSIVGQIRCTETGRWPVQREFNRRMKLRFQQHGIEVASPVQTILMQVAPPADGAANLTPRRAAG; via the coding sequence GTGTCGCATAAGCTCGTCCCGGCGCTCCTCGCCGCTCTCTTCCTCGCGGTCTCGTCTTTCTCCAGCGCCCGCGCCGAGCCGCCGGCCGCCAGCAGCGCTGCTGCGCTGTCGCCGGAGGACGCCAGGCGTGCGCTGGAGACGCTCCAGGACGACAAGAAGCGTGCGCAGATGATCGACACGTTGCGCGCGATCGCGAATGTATCAGGTCCGCAACAGCCGGCGCCGCCCGCGCCTGAGCAGAAGTCGCCGATTCCGCTCTCGGCCGACGGTCTCGGCGCGCAGCTCCTGCTCACGGTGTCGGAGGAGATCGGCGAGATCTCGAGCGAGATCGCCGGCGTCGCGCGGACGCTGACGAATTTCCCGGCGTTCTACTACTGGATCGTGCGGACCGCGAACGATCCCGCGGCCTATAATCTCCTGATCGAGATCGCGTGGAAGCTCGCATTGGTGTTCGGCTGCGCCTTCTGCGCCGAATGGGTCATCTTCCGCCTGATCCGGCGTCCGGTCGCGTTCCTGGAAGGACGCGTGCCGCAGAGCACGCGCCTGCCGGCGCAGGCGCTGCCCATTGCCGATCCGCCGTCATCCGTGGCGGATGTCACCCCCGAGCCGGATTTGCACAAGCGCCGTCACAGTCTCGCGCGGGTCTGGCAGTTGTTGCTGCGGCTCCCCTTCGTGCTTGGCCGCCTCGTCCTCGAGCTGCTTCCCGTGTTCGTCTTTGTGGGCGTCGCCACGGCGCTGCTCGGCACGGAGATCGGCGAACCCACCACCGTTCGCCTCGTGATCCTCGCGGTCGCCAATGCCTATGCGTTCTCGCGCGGCCTCATCTGCGTGGTCCGTGCGCTGGCAGGGCCGTTCGGCCTGTTTCCGGTGCGGGCCGAGACCGCGGCCTATGTCGAGATCTGGGCGCGGCGTATCGTCGGTGTCGGCGTGTCAGGCATCGCCTTCGCCAATGTGGCGCTGCTGCTCGGCCTGCACCGCGCCGGCTATGCGGCGCTGCTGCGCATGGTCATGCTGGTCGTGCATCTCTTCGTCGTCGTCATCATCCTGCAATGCCGCCGCCAGGTCGCCGAGGCCATCCGCGCCCCAGCCGAACGGCAGGGGATCGCGGCCCGTCTGCGCAATCGCATCGCCGGCGGCTGGCACTATCTTGCCATCGCGCTCGATCTTGCGCTGTGGGCGGTGTGGGCGCTCAACATCCGCAACGGCTATTCGCTGCTGCTGCAATATTTCGTCGGCACCGTCGTGGTGGCGCTGATCACGCGCGTCGCCATCATGGTGACGCTGAGCCTGATCGATCGCGGCTTCCGCATCAAGCCGGAGATCCTCCAGCGCTTTCCCGGGCTCGAGACCCGCGCCAACCGCTACCTGCCGCTGCTGCGCAGGATCGTCTCGGGCGTGATCGGCTTCGTCGGCTTCGTCGCCGTGCTCGAAGTCTGGGGCGTCGATGCCATCGTCTGGTTCTATGGCGGCCAGATCGGCAGCCGGCTGATCTCGGCCGTGGCGACCATCGGCATCGCCGTCATCATCGCCGCGGCGATCTGGGAAGCCAGCAACGCGTTCATGGACCGCCAGATCAACACGCTCTCGCGCGACGGGCATTACGCCCGCGCCGCGCGCCTGCGCACCTTCCAGCCGATGTTGCGGACGGCGTTGATCTGCCTGATCGCCACGGTGGTCGGGCTCACGGCGCTGAGCGAGATCGGCGTCAATGTCGCGCCGCTGCTCGCGGGCGCCGGCATCGTCGGCATCGCCATCGGCTTCGGCTCGCAGAAGCTGGTGCAGGACCTGATCACCGGCCTGTTTCTGCTGCTGGAGAACACGGTCCAGGTCGGCGACACCGTCAGCGTCTCGGGCCTTACGGGCGTCGTGGAGAATGTTTCGATCCGCACCATCCGCCTGCGCGCCGGCGACGGCGCCGTGCACATCGTGCCCTTCAGCGCGGTCACGACCATCACCAATGCCAGCCGCGGCGCCGGCAATGCGTCCGTCAGCGTCAATGTCGCCTACAAGGAGGATACCGACCGTGCCGGCCAGGTCCTCAAGGAGATCGTCGACGAGATGCGGCGCGAGCCGGAGTTTCGCGCCGCCATTCGCGGCGACCTCGAGCTCTGGGGCATCGACAAGGTCGACGGCGCCATGGTGTCGATCGTCGGCCAGATCCGCTGCACCGAGACCGGCCGCTGGCCGGTCCAGCGCGAATTCAATCGCCGCATGAAGCTGCGCTTCCAGCAGCACGGCATCGAAGTCGCATCCCCGGTCCAGACCATTTTGATGCAGGTCGCGCCGCCGGCCGATGGCGCCGCTAACCTGACGCCGCGGCGGGCGGCGGGATAG
- a CDS encoding polyphosphate kinase 2 family protein, with protein sequence MSKKPSRSLAQELDRYITPFRYDGSGKFHLKDHKTDAKGDLDKETAQEILDENKKRLIAFQEKLYAQDRWSVLIVFQAMDAGGKDSAIKAIFEGINPQGCEVSAFKAPSSKELDHDFLWRHVIALPERGHIGIFNRSHYEECLVTRVHPEILAKEKLPPKLVTKNIWKERFEDITAWERYLCRNGTLVLKFFLNLSKDEQRERFLDRLEEPAKQWKFSMDDIKERALWPRYQAVYQDIVRHTATPHAPWFVVPADHKWFARVVIGSAIVAALEKLDLRFPRADKASLDEFEQVRKALEKEGQGGKKRTK encoded by the coding sequence ATGAGCAAGAAGCCGTCCAGATCGCTCGCCCAGGAACTTGACCGCTACATCACACCGTTCCGCTACGATGGATCGGGCAAGTTTCATCTCAAGGACCACAAGACCGATGCGAAGGGCGATCTCGACAAGGAGACCGCACAGGAGATTCTCGACGAGAACAAGAAGCGGCTGATCGCGTTTCAGGAGAAGCTCTATGCCCAGGACCGCTGGTCGGTGCTGATCGTGTTCCAGGCGATGGACGCCGGCGGCAAGGATTCTGCGATCAAGGCGATCTTCGAGGGCATCAATCCGCAGGGCTGCGAAGTCAGTGCCTTCAAGGCGCCGAGCAGCAAGGAGCTCGATCACGATTTCCTCTGGCGCCACGTGATCGCGCTGCCGGAGCGCGGCCATATCGGCATCTTCAACCGCTCCCATTACGAGGAATGCCTGGTGACGCGCGTGCATCCGGAGATTCTCGCCAAGGAGAAGCTGCCGCCAAAGCTCGTCACCAAGAACATCTGGAAGGAGCGGTTCGAGGACATCACCGCCTGGGAGCGCTATCTCTGCCGCAACGGCACGCTGGTCCTGAAGTTCTTCCTGAACCTCTCCAAGGACGAGCAGCGCGAGCGCTTCCTCGATCGGCTGGAGGAGCCGGCCAAGCAGTGGAAGTTCTCCATGGACGATATCAAGGAGCGCGCGCTGTGGCCGCGCTACCAGGCGGTCTATCAGGACATCGTCCGGCACACGGCCACGCCTCATGCGCCGTGGTTCGTCGTGCCCGCCGACCACAAATGGTTCGCCCGCGTCGTGATCGGCTCGGCGATCGTGGCGGCGCTCGAAAAGCTCGATCTGCGCTTCCCGCGCGCCGACAAGGCCTCGCTGGATGAGTTCGAGCAGGTGCGCAAGGCGCTGGAGAAAGAGGGACAGGGAGGCAAGAAGCGCACGAAGTGA
- a CDS encoding branched-chain amino acid ABC transporter permease yields MTGQGRLAAWGIGLAALVALPFVYRDPYHLHILVLILIWSFAYTSWSMMGRFGLVSLGHGGFMGIGAYVTALLWNHLGLSPWIGIPISMVAAGALALIVGYPCFRFRITGHYFVLVTLALSGIVLQVITATRDYTGGSLGYTPNRASGNKLLALQFDDKTSWYLLALAVWLFGIVIWHWVDRSMARHALEAISEDEDAAAAAGVDVTAEKLKITLLSAVMTALAGAIYCQYQMFITPDTVSGIAVSLQMVFAAIVGGLFVSLGPTFGAVITILLAETLRIGFGTKAVGWDNLVYGVLLVLFIIFLPKGILGSVLDRLKPQRKVPRAHEQEAVQIARPGT; encoded by the coding sequence ATGACGGGGCAGGGGCGGCTTGCGGCCTGGGGGATCGGACTGGCGGCGCTGGTCGCGCTGCCGTTCGTCTATCGCGATCCCTATCATCTGCACATCCTCGTGCTGATCCTGATCTGGTCGTTCGCCTATACGTCCTGGTCGATGATGGGGCGGTTTGGCCTCGTCTCGCTTGGCCATGGCGGCTTCATGGGGATCGGCGCTTATGTCACCGCGCTGCTCTGGAATCATCTGGGTCTGTCGCCCTGGATCGGCATCCCCATCAGCATGGTCGCGGCCGGCGCGCTGGCGCTGATCGTCGGCTATCCCTGTTTCCGCTTTCGCATCACCGGGCACTATTTCGTGCTGGTGACGCTGGCGCTGTCAGGCATCGTGCTCCAGGTCATCACGGCGACGCGCGACTATACCGGCGGCTCGCTCGGCTATACGCCCAACCGCGCGTCGGGCAACAAGCTGCTGGCGCTGCAATTCGACGACAAGACGAGCTGGTACCTGCTCGCGCTCGCGGTCTGGCTGTTCGGCATCGTGATCTGGCACTGGGTCGACCGCAGCATGGCCCGCCATGCGCTGGAGGCGATCTCGGAGGACGAGGACGCTGCGGCCGCCGCCGGCGTCGACGTCACCGCGGAGAAGCTGAAGATCACGCTGCTCAGCGCGGTGATGACCGCGCTCGCGGGCGCGATCTACTGCCAGTATCAGATGTTCATCACGCCCGACACCGTCAGCGGCATCGCGGTGTCGCTCCAGATGGTGTTCGCAGCGATCGTCGGCGGCCTGTTCGTCTCGCTCGGCCCGACCTTCGGCGCCGTGATCACGATTCTGCTGGCGGAAACCCTGCGCATCGGCTTCGGCACCAAGGCGGTCGGCTGGGACAATCTCGTCTACGGCGTGCTGCTCGTGCTTTTCATCATATTCCTTCCCAAGGGTATCCTTGGTAGCGTGCTCGACCGACTGAAGCCGCAACGCAAGGTGCCCCGCGCTCATGAGCAAGAAGCCGTCCAGATCGCTCGCCCAGGAACTTGA
- a CDS encoding branched-chain amino acid ABC transporter permease, giving the protein MQAFLDIFDIYLLEAVINGILLGGVLALLALGLNLIFGVIDVTWICYAELVMIGMYAMYFMVQVYGISYFIAAPLTVVLVGALGAALHYLVIAPLLTAPPINQLLATGGVLFVLQSFATVAFGIDFRNLGIRLPVLAFGDMNFSYARLLSFLAALVGMVAVYLFMTRTFTGTAIRAISQDRQIMALMGVDTKRIYLVTSALGGGLAGLAACLLVLQYDVHPFVGLSFGPITFLICVLGGLGNFIGGFIAAFVFAEIISLGGLFSDLEWGYVLAFAFFIVMMFIRPAGLLARRR; this is encoded by the coding sequence ATGCAGGCATTTCTGGACATTTTCGACATCTACCTGCTGGAGGCCGTGATCAACGGCATCCTGCTCGGCGGCGTGCTGGCGCTGCTCGCGCTCGGGCTCAATTTGATCTTCGGTGTCATCGACGTGACCTGGATCTGTTACGCCGAGCTCGTGATGATCGGCATGTACGCGATGTATTTCATGGTGCAGGTCTACGGCATCAGTTATTTCATCGCCGCGCCGCTCACCGTCGTGCTTGTCGGGGCCCTCGGCGCGGCGTTGCACTACCTCGTGATCGCGCCGCTGCTGACAGCGCCGCCGATCAATCAGCTGCTCGCGACCGGCGGCGTGCTGTTCGTGCTCCAGAGCTTTGCCACCGTCGCGTTCGGCATCGACTTCCGCAATCTCGGCATCCGCCTGCCGGTGCTCGCCTTCGGCGACATGAATTTCAGCTATGCCCGGCTGCTCTCGTTCCTGGCGGCGCTTGTCGGCATGGTCGCGGTCTATCTGTTCATGACGCGGACCTTCACCGGCACCGCGATCCGCGCGATCTCGCAGGACCGGCAGATCATGGCGCTGATGGGCGTCGACACCAAGCGGATCTATCTCGTCACCTCCGCCCTCGGCGGCGGGCTGGCGGGGCTCGCCGCCTGTCTTCTCGTGCTGCAATATGACGTGCATCCCTTCGTCGGTCTCTCGTTCGGGCCGATCACCTTCCTGATCTGTGTGCTCGGCGGCCTCGGCAATTTCATCGGCGGCTTCATCGCCGCCTTCGTGTTCGCCGAGATCATCTCGCTCGGCGGCCTGTTCTCCGACCTCGAATGGGGTTACGTGCTCGCCTTCGCCTTCTTCATCGTCATGATGTTCATCCGGCCCGCGGGCCTGCTTGCGAGGCGCCGATGA
- a CDS encoding ABC transporter ATP-binding protein, producing MLELRSVNAGYGTFQALFDVSLDVKAGEAVGVIGPNGAGKTTLMRVISGLIRPTRGSIKMEGVDVVATPAHKIVSLGIAHVPENRRLFPQLTVDDNLKMGAFMKEARNHYAERLEVVFDLFPRLKERRHQMAGTMSGGEQQMCAIGRALMSNPKLLLLDEPSAGLAPVVVQQVFELVKRIRARGLTVLIVEQNVQQVLKVVDRAYLIEAGTIRASGTSAEMLASDTVKEAYLGV from the coding sequence ATGCTGGAGCTTCGTTCCGTCAATGCCGGCTACGGCACGTTCCAGGCGCTGTTCGACGTCAGTCTCGACGTCAAGGCCGGCGAGGCTGTCGGCGTCATCGGCCCGAACGGCGCCGGCAAGACCACGCTGATGCGCGTCATCTCCGGCCTGATCCGGCCCACGCGCGGCTCGATCAAGATGGAGGGTGTCGACGTCGTGGCGACGCCGGCGCACAAGATCGTCAGCCTCGGCATCGCGCATGTCCCGGAGAACCGGCGGCTGTTTCCGCAGCTCACGGTCGACGACAATCTCAAGATGGGCGCCTTCATGAAGGAGGCGCGCAACCACTATGCCGAGCGCCTGGAGGTCGTGTTCGACCTGTTTCCGCGCCTCAAGGAACGCCGCCACCAGATGGCCGGCACCATGTCCGGCGGCGAGCAGCAGATGTGCGCGATCGGCCGCGCGCTGATGTCCAATCCAAAACTGCTGCTGCTCGACGAGCCCTCCGCGGGGCTGGCGCCGGTCGTGGTGCAGCAGGTGTTCGAGCTGGTGAAGCGGATCCGCGCGCGCGGCCTGACGGTGCTGATCGTCGAGCAGAACGTGCAGCAGGTGCTGAAAGTGGTCGATCGCGCCTATCTGATCGAGGCGGGCACGATCAGGGCGTCCGGCACCTCGGCCGAGATGCTGGCGAGCGACACGGTCAAGGAAGCGTATCTCGGGGTGTGA
- a CDS encoding ABC transporter ATP-binding protein, producing the protein MLEVSGLVKRFGGFTAVNNVSFKVDQGEILGLIGPNGSGKSTIFNMLSGTLAPTSGSILFGGHEIAGLAPHRIINSGIGRTFQIPRPFRRLTIFENVALAGFYGQGRHSRAKAEEAAERSLAMVGLPTDRHASVDGLGAAGLKKLELAKALATAPKLLLADESLGGLDETEMDQAADMLRNIRDELGITIIWVEHIMGVLMRVVDRVMVLDHGEKISEGLPSAVAGDPRVIEVYLGTDAETTQAAAAEARRRAGG; encoded by the coding sequence GTGCTGGAAGTCAGCGGGCTGGTGAAGCGGTTTGGCGGCTTCACCGCCGTCAACAACGTGTCGTTCAAAGTCGATCAGGGCGAGATCCTCGGCCTGATCGGCCCCAACGGCTCGGGCAAGAGCACGATCTTCAACATGCTCTCGGGCACGCTGGCGCCGACATCCGGCTCGATCCTGTTCGGCGGGCATGAGATCGCGGGCCTCGCCCCACACCGGATCATCAACAGCGGCATCGGCCGCACCTTTCAGATCCCGCGGCCGTTCCGCCGCCTGACCATTTTCGAGAACGTCGCGCTCGCCGGCTTCTACGGTCAGGGCCGTCACAGCCGCGCGAAGGCGGAGGAGGCGGCCGAGCGCTCGCTCGCCATGGTCGGCCTGCCGACCGATCGTCACGCCAGCGTCGATGGCCTCGGCGCTGCCGGCCTCAAGAAGCTCGAGCTGGCGAAGGCGCTCGCCACCGCGCCAAAACTTCTGCTCGCCGATGAGAGCCTCGGCGGTCTCGACGAAACCGAGATGGACCAGGCCGCGGACATGCTGCGCAACATCCGCGACGAGCTCGGCATCACCATCATCTGGGTCGAGCACATCATGGGCGTCTTGATGCGTGTCGTCGACCGCGTCATGGTGCTCGATCACGGCGAGAAGATCTCGGAAGGCTTGCCGAGCGCGGTCGCGGGCGATCCACGCGTCATCGAGGTCTATCTCGGCACCGATGCCGAGACCACGCAGGCCGCGGCCGCCGAAGCGCGCCGCCGCGCGGGAGGCTAG
- a CDS encoding ABC transporter substrate-binding protein → MRLRMAARLVRGLLVAISATGLVASAEAQEKKIKIGVVFDLTGPLAGGGSELNYVGAKIILDHFAKTGVEGYKIEAVYADAQSKPDIAINESVRLLEQEKVDMVLGFFSSAQCVPVAARVEQLKKFMWMTTCISSAVFNEKGYKYVFRPQASGDQFGMMTMDFIAQNAKAKFDKEPKDLRVAIIHEDGAYGVDVSKGNEAGAKKAGFNVVMKEGYSATAPDLSALVTKLKRAKPDVIFHTGYNPDITLLLRQAREQGLKFGALMGHGAGYGVYEKLKEGMGADATYIFNADPISIWLANQKTMDPKLPPVIKMVGEEFDKIRPGVAIRSAHVGIGASNTYVFMADVLPRAIKKYGGVDPDALRKAALDTDIPEGGTMLGFGVKFYGEGTPMAGQNERSFPVVIQYIDDKSSVVWPKSQAQREAVLPLPKGTTYSNQ, encoded by the coding sequence ATGCGCCTGCGCATGGCTGCCCGTTTGGTACGTGGGCTGTTGGTCGCGATATCAGCGACGGGCTTGGTGGCTTCGGCCGAGGCTCAAGAGAAAAAGATCAAGATCGGCGTCGTTTTCGATTTGACCGGGCCTCTCGCGGGCGGAGGCTCTGAGCTGAACTATGTCGGCGCAAAGATCATCCTCGACCATTTCGCCAAGACTGGCGTCGAGGGCTACAAGATCGAGGCGGTCTACGCCGACGCGCAGAGCAAGCCCGACATCGCCATCAACGAATCCGTCCGCCTCCTCGAGCAGGAAAAAGTGGACATGGTGCTCGGCTTCTTCTCCTCGGCGCAATGCGTGCCGGTGGCCGCGCGCGTCGAGCAGCTCAAGAAGTTCATGTGGATGACGACCTGCATCTCGTCGGCCGTGTTCAACGAGAAGGGTTACAAATACGTCTTTCGCCCGCAGGCGAGCGGCGACCAGTTCGGCATGATGACGATGGATTTCATCGCGCAGAACGCCAAGGCGAAGTTCGACAAGGAGCCGAAGGACCTGCGCGTCGCCATCATCCACGAGGATGGCGCCTATGGCGTCGACGTCTCCAAGGGCAACGAGGCCGGCGCCAAGAAGGCGGGCTTCAACGTCGTGATGAAGGAAGGCTATTCGGCGACCGCACCCGATCTTTCCGCGCTGGTCACGAAACTGAAGCGCGCCAAGCCCGACGTGATCTTCCACACCGGCTACAATCCGGACATCACCCTATTGCTGCGCCAGGCGCGCGAGCAGGGTCTGAAGTTCGGCGCGCTGATGGGGCATGGCGCGGGCTACGGCGTCTATGAGAAGCTGAAGGAAGGCATGGGGGCCGACGCCACCTACATCTTCAACGCCGACCCGATCTCGATCTGGCTCGCCAACCAGAAAACCATGGATCCGAAGCTTCCGCCCGTGATCAAGATGGTCGGCGAGGAGTTCGACAAGATCAGGCCCGGCGTCGCCATCCGCTCGGCCCATGTCGGCATCGGCGCGTCCAACACTTACGTGTTCATGGCCGACGTGCTGCCGCGCGCGATCAAGAAATATGGCGGCGTCGATCCCGATGCCCTGCGCAAAGCCGCGCTCGACACCGACATCCCCGAGGGCGGCACCATGCTCGGTTTCGGCGTGAAATTCTACGGCGAGGGCACGCCGATGGCGGGACAGAACGAGCGCTCCTTCCCGGTCGTGATCCAGTATATCGATGACAAGTCCTCGGTGGTGTGGCCCAAGAGCCAGGCGCAGCGCGAGGCCGTGCTGCCGCTGCCGAAGGGCACCACCTACAGCAACCAGTAG
- a CDS encoding NUDIX hydrolase gives MTSLTIHRVTTLDLAVRPIVWPFAEERRAEIEAHFAEKQRERPKIWNGRVLLGCDAVFTDGHLAATYFETDFASFLAWRDWGFPDKAVFNGFGMGALRASDGAFVMGEMAAHTANAGRIYFPSGTPDLDDVRDGALDIPGSVARELGEETGLTEADYRAEPDWHCVVTGPSIAMMQVLNMNVPGEVARARIEANLAREVEPELSTIHLVRGVSDLTPSMPRFVTAFVEQQFASR, from the coding sequence ATGACGTCACTGACCATCCATCGCGTCACGACGCTCGATCTTGCCGTGCGGCCCATCGTCTGGCCGTTCGCGGAGGAGCGCCGCGCCGAGATCGAAGCGCATTTCGCCGAGAAACAGCGCGAGCGGCCGAAGATCTGGAACGGCCGCGTTCTCCTTGGGTGCGATGCCGTGTTTACCGACGGCCATCTCGCTGCGACCTATTTCGAGACCGACTTCGCGAGCTTCCTCGCCTGGCGCGATTGGGGCTTTCCCGACAAGGCCGTGTTCAACGGTTTTGGCATGGGCGCGCTGCGCGCCTCCGACGGTGCTTTCGTCATGGGCGAGATGGCGGCCCATACCGCCAATGCGGGCCGTATCTATTTCCCCTCGGGCACGCCCGATCTCGACGATGTCAGGGACGGTGCGCTCGACATTCCCGGCAGTGTTGCCCGGGAACTGGGCGAAGAGACCGGGCTGACCGAGGCGGACTACCGGGCCGAGCCGGACTGGCACTGCGTCGTCACCGGCCCGTCGATTGCGATGATGCAGGTTCTCAACATGAATGTGCCGGGCGAGGTGGCCCGTGCGCGGATCGAAGCCAATCTCGCACGGGAGGTCGAGCCCGAATTGTCGACCATTCATCTCGTGCGCGGGGTGAGTGATCTCACGCCGTCCATGCCGCGATTTGTCACGGCCTTCGTCGAGCAGCAGTTCGCATCGCGCTGA
- a CDS encoding ABC transporter substrate-binding protein, giving the protein MKNTIARLAGALLALTLTTSLAAAQSKVTVAVGGGACLCYLPTVLAKQLGEYEKAGLNVELVDLKGGSDALKAVLGGSADVVSGYFDHCVNLAAKKQELQAFVVYDRYPGLVLVVAPARTNDIKSIKDLAGKKVGVSAPGSSTDFFLKYLLKKNGLDPAGTAVIGVGLGATAVAAMEQGQLDAAVMLDPSVTVLQGSHKDLRILSDTRTQKDTLETFGGEYPGGALYSTVAWINGHEKETQALTNAMLATIAWIHSHSPEEIMAKMPDEMVGKNKDLYLAALKNTIPMFSETGKMDPKGADAVLAVFSVGSPEVANAKIDVSKTFTNKFVDQAKKTTGNAK; this is encoded by the coding sequence ATGAAGAACACGATTGCCAGGCTCGCCGGCGCGCTGCTCGCGCTGACGCTCACCACCTCGCTTGCCGCGGCGCAAAGCAAGGTGACCGTCGCGGTCGGGGGCGGGGCCTGTCTGTGCTATCTGCCGACGGTGCTGGCCAAGCAGCTCGGCGAGTACGAGAAGGCCGGCCTCAATGTCGAGCTGGTCGACCTCAAGGGCGGCTCGGACGCGCTCAAGGCCGTGCTCGGCGGCAGCGCCGACGTCGTCTCCGGTTATTTCGACCATTGCGTCAATCTCGCCGCCAAGAAGCAGGAGCTTCAGGCCTTCGTGGTCTATGACCGCTATCCCGGCCTCGTGCTGGTGGTCGCGCCTGCGCGTACCAACGACATCAAGTCGATCAAGGATCTCGCCGGCAAGAAGGTCGGCGTCAGCGCGCCCGGCTCCTCCACCGACTTCTTCCTGAAATATCTCTTGAAGAAGAACGGGCTCGACCCCGCCGGCACTGCCGTGATCGGCGTCGGTCTCGGCGCCACCGCGGTCGCCGCCATGGAGCAGGGCCAGCTCGACGCCGCCGTGATGCTCGATCCCTCCGTAACCGTGCTCCAGGGCAGCCACAAGGATCTGCGCATCCTCTCGGACACCCGCACCCAGAAGGATACGCTCGAGACGTTCGGCGGCGAATATCCGGGCGGCGCGCTGTACTCGACCGTGGCCTGGATCAACGGCCACGAGAAGGAGACGCAGGCGCTCACCAATGCGATGCTCGCCACGATCGCCTGGATCCATTCGCATTCGCCCGAGGAGATCATGGCGAAGATGCCGGACGAGATGGTCGGCAAGAACAAAGACCTCTATCTCGCCGCGCTGAAGAACACGATCCCGATGTTCTCGGAGACCGGCAAAATGGACCCGAAGGGCGCGGATGCCGTGCTCGCCGTGTTCAGCGTGGGGTCGCCCGAGGTCGCCAACGCCAAGATCGACGTCAGCAAGACCTTTACCAACAAGTTCGTCGACCAGGCCAAGAAGACCACGGGGAACGCCAAATAG
- a CDS encoding cupin domain-containing protein has protein sequence MNRWTAGLALAAAFAAGCGANQLLRPALAAENIAAQIIHTGEMEGDALGPANNVGYRSKMFASADGATISIQVGNVPKHMHPNTNEIQYILDGTGTIWLGDKEVTVKPGDLVIIPKGTPHGGTKPISGQVKAIAIKTPPQAPDDTKLLD, from the coding sequence ATGAACCGCTGGACTGCCGGGCTCGCTCTGGCCGCCGCCTTTGCCGCAGGATGCGGCGCGAACCAGCTGCTTCGGCCGGCGCTGGCCGCCGAGAACATCGCGGCGCAGATCATCCATACCGGCGAGATGGAAGGCGACGCGCTCGGCCCCGCCAACAATGTCGGCTACCGCTCAAAAATGTTCGCAAGCGCCGACGGCGCCACCATCTCGATCCAGGTCGGCAACGTGCCCAAGCACATGCATCCCAACACCAACGAGATCCAGTACATCCTGGACGGGACCGGCACGATCTGGCTCGGCGACAAGGAGGTCACTGTGAAGCCGGGCGACCTCGTCATCATCCCGAAGGGCACGCCGCATGGCGGCACCAAGCCGATCAGCGGCCAGGTCAAGGCGATCGCGATCAAGACGCCGCCGCAGGCTCCTGACGATACCAAGCTGCTGGATTGA